The Streptococcus respiraculi sequence GGCCTTGGTGGAAAATGGACGTTTGCAGACAGAAATGACCCTTGCAGTCAAGAAAAATCATAGTATCAGTTTAATGCCGACAATCGACTTTTTGATGCAGTCTGTAGGTTGGCAGCCGTCTGATGTGGAGCGCATTGTGGTAGCGCAGGGACCAGGATCTTACACAGGCTTGCGGATTGGGGTTGCGACAGCTAAAACCTTGGCCTATACGTTGGGGGTTGACTTGGTAGGGATTTCGAGCTTGCAGGTCTTGGTGCCAAAAGAGCTAGATGGAGTAGTAGTGCCAGTTATCGATGCTAGACGCAATCATGTCTATGCAGGATTTTATGAAAATGGGCAGGCGGTCAAAGCCGATGTCTATCTTTCTTTTGAAGTTTTGCTAGAAGAAGTGAAAAGCTATGAACATGTGACCTTTGTGGGCGAAGTAGAGGCTTTCATTGAACAGATAAAAGAAGTCTTGCCGAAAGCTCACTATCAAGCGACTTTACCGTCTGCGTATCGTCTTGCCTTGGACGGAGAAATTGAGCCAGCCAGCGAAGTGATGACCTTTGAACCACGCTATCTCAAGCGGGTTGAGGCAGAGGAAAATTGGCTCAAGGAGCACAAGGAACAAAATAAAGAAAGCTATATCCAGCGCCTATGATTGAGGTTGAAGAATATCAAGGGCAGGAAGAACTAGCGCCAGCCCTCTATGAAATCTTGGTAGATGTCTATACCATCTCTCCTTGGACGAAAGAGCAGTTAGCAGCAGATATTAAGCGATCAGAAGTTGTCTATTATCTGGCAAAAGAGGGACAGAAGCTTCTTGGCTTTCTAGCTGTCCAAGAGATTGTAGATGAGTTGGAAATCTTGCAGATTGCCGTGAAAAAAGACGCCCAAGGTCAGGGCATTGCGGGGCGTTTGCTAGATTGTATCGAGTCTTTTGATGGTGCTGTATTTTTAGAGGTCAGGGCTTCCAATCAGCGTGCGAAAGGCTTATATGAGCGCTATGGATTTGAAGAAATTGGCAGGCGTAAGGGCTATTACCATGGGCCGATAGAAGATGCCATTGTGATGAAAAGAGAGAAAAATGAACGATAGATATATCCTTGCGATTGAGACCTCTTGTGATGAGACCTCGGTTGCCGTATTAAAAAATGATGCAGAGCTCTTGTCCAATGTGATTGCTAGTCAAATTGAGAGCCACAAGCGTTTCGGTGGGGTAGTTCCTGAAGTGGCTAGCCGTCACCATGTTGAAGTGATCACAGTCTGCATTGAAGAAGCCTTGCAGGAGGCAGGGCTTGAAGCGCATGACCTGACGGCGGTTGCGGTGACTTATGGACCGGGCTTAGTCGGAGCGCTCCTAGTGGGCTTATCAGCCGCAAAAGCCTTTGCGTGGGCAAATGGTCTGCCCCTCATTCCTGTCAACCACATGGCAGGGCACCTAATGGCAGCACGACAAATCAAGGAATTAGAATACCCCTTACTGGCTTTATTAGTGTCGGGGGGGCATACGGAATTGGTCTATGTGGCAGGTCCAGGAGACTACAAGATTGTCGGTGAAACGCGTGATGATGCAGTCGGTGAGGCCTATGATAAGGTCGGTCGGGTCATGGGACTTCCCTATCCAGCGGGTCGTGTCATTGATGAACTCGCACATCAGGGAGCAGATGTCTATGGCTTTCCGCGTGCCATGATCAAAGAGGACAATCTGGAATTTTCGTTTTCAGGCTTGAAATCTGCCTTTATCAACCTCTATCACAATGCTGAGCAACGAGGGGAAACCTTGTCCAATGAAGACTTGTCCGCTTCTTTTCAAGCTTGTGTCCTTGATATCTTAATGGTAAAGACTAAGAAGGCGCTTGAAAAATATCCTGTCAAGACCTTGGTGGTTGCAGGGGGAGTAGCTGCTAATCAGGGCTTGCGCGAGCGTTTAAATCAGGAAATAACCGATGTTGAGGTCATTATCCCACCCTTGCGCCTCTGCGGTGATAATGCAGGCATGATTGCCTTAGCTGCGGTCAGCGAATGGAACAAGAACAACCTAGCGTCTCTGGATTTGAATGCCAAGCCGAGTCTGGCTTTTGATTTCTTGTAGGATTGCTTATAGTAACTGGAGAGCCGAGAGGTTCTTTTTTTAATGTTTCAACTGGCAGATCTGATTTTTCTGAAAATAACTTGAAAAGGTTGACGATAGACGGTTTGTGGCTTATACTAGAAAAAATGATCGGAGCTTGGAAAGGAGAACGGTGTGGAACAATCATTGGTGAGAGAAGGGGCGATTGCTGCGATTCCAACGGTCTTGGGCTATGCGAGTATCGGGCTAGCTTGTGGGATTGTTTCGGTTAATTCAGGCATTTCGCCTTTGGAAATGGGCTTGATGAGTTTGTTGGTCTATGCAGGAAGTGCGCAATTTGTGATGTGTGCCATGATTTTAGCAGGTGCACCTTTGATGTCCATCGCGGCGACAATCTTTTTTGTTAACCTGCGTCATTTTCTATTGAGCTTGCATACAGCGACCATATTTCAAAAAAATTCTTTGGGTTCTAATTTTTTTATCGGGTCTTTTTTGACAGATGAATCCTACGGTGTTTTGCTGCGCAAGCATTTGGAGGATGCAGATGTATCGCCTGACTGGATGTATGGTAATAATCTAGCTAGCTATACTGCATGGGTATTGTTTACCATTTTAGGCAATCTTATCGGCAGCTTCATTCCAAATCCGGAAGGGCTAGGGCTTGATTTTGCATTGGTAGCAATGTTTGTAGGAATTTTTGCAGGTCAGCTAGAAGCAATGGCTAGACAGCTTCCTTTAAAAAAGATTGGTTGGATTTTACTGAGTGTATTTTGGGCTTATATGGGGTTAGTTCTGATTACCTCTTCTTATATTGCGGTTCTTGTAGCGACCCTAGTCGGCTGTTTTGTGGGGGTGATGGTAGATGATTGATCGGTATGTATTCGTGGCTATTCTCATTGCGTTAGTAGTGACCTGGGTGCCTAGGGTCTTGCCCTTTGTCTTGACCAAAGGAAAATCCCTGCCACCTCTTACCTTGCGTTTTTTACGTTTTCTGCCTCTTTCTATTATCTTTGCCTTGACCTTATCAAGTATAGTGGATGAAAGAGTGGGACATTTTCCACGCTTTCTGCCGATTGAAACAATAGCGTTGTTACCGACCTTTTTCGTCGTTTTAAAAACAAAGAATATTTTGCTCGCTGTGGTAGTGGGGGTAGCAGTTACGGCGATTTTACGCCTTATTTCAGGATTCTAACATACTAAAAAGTTCGAGGGAAACATCTCGAACTTTTGTGTTTTTATTTCAAACGGAAGGTCTTGGGTGCTTTTTTGAGGAGGATCAGATAGCCGATGCCGACATAGAGGCTGATACCGATAGACAGGCCTAGGATATACAGTGGACTTGCGATTTTTAGTTGGGTATTGAGATAGGCCAGCCAATAGAGGGCTCCGCTGAGAATACGATAGAGAGGGTTGACAATGTCCATGTCCTTGGTGAAAGGCTGGAGAATGTAGTAGATAAAGAGGTCGTGGAAAGAAAATAGGAAGGTGATGCTGAGCATGAGATAAGCAGTCAAAA is a genomic window containing:
- the tsaB gene encoding tRNA (adenosine(37)-N6)-threonylcarbamoyltransferase complex dimerization subunit type 1 TsaB; this encodes MKVLALDTSNQALAVALVENGRLQTEMTLAVKKNHSISLMPTIDFLMQSVGWQPSDVERIVVAQGPGSYTGLRIGVATAKTLAYTLGVDLVGISSLQVLVPKELDGVVVPVIDARRNHVYAGFYENGQAVKADVYLSFEVLLEEVKSYEHVTFVGEVEAFIEQIKEVLPKAHYQATLPSAYRLALDGEIEPASEVMTFEPRYLKRVEAEENWLKEHKEQNKESYIQRL
- the rimI gene encoding ribosomal protein S18-alanine N-acetyltransferase, with product MIEVEEYQGQEELAPALYEILVDVYTISPWTKEQLAADIKRSEVVYYLAKEGQKLLGFLAVQEIVDELEILQIAVKKDAQGQGIAGRLLDCIESFDGAVFLEVRASNQRAKGLYERYGFEEIGRRKGYYHGPIEDAIVMKREKNER
- the tsaD gene encoding tRNA (adenosine(37)-N6)-threonylcarbamoyltransferase complex transferase subunit TsaD, with translation MNDRYILAIETSCDETSVAVLKNDAELLSNVIASQIESHKRFGGVVPEVASRHHVEVITVCIEEALQEAGLEAHDLTAVAVTYGPGLVGALLVGLSAAKAFAWANGLPLIPVNHMAGHLMAARQIKELEYPLLALLVSGGHTELVYVAGPGDYKIVGETRDDAVGEAYDKVGRVMGLPYPAGRVIDELAHQGADVYGFPRAMIKEDNLEFSFSGLKSAFINLYHNAEQRGETLSNEDLSASFQACVLDILMVKTKKALEKYPVKTLVVAGGVAANQGLRERLNQEITDVEVIIPPLRLCGDNAGMIALAAVSEWNKNNLASLDLNAKPSLAFDFL
- a CDS encoding AzlC family ABC transporter permease yields the protein MEQSLVREGAIAAIPTVLGYASIGLACGIVSVNSGISPLEMGLMSLLVYAGSAQFVMCAMILAGAPLMSIAATIFFVNLRHFLLSLHTATIFQKNSLGSNFFIGSFLTDESYGVLLRKHLEDADVSPDWMYGNNLASYTAWVLFTILGNLIGSFIPNPEGLGLDFALVAMFVGIFAGQLEAMARQLPLKKIGWILLSVFWAYMGLVLITSSYIAVLVATLVGCFVGVMVDD
- a CDS encoding AzlD domain-containing protein — its product is MIDRYVFVAILIALVVTWVPRVLPFVLTKGKSLPPLTLRFLRFLPLSIIFALTLSSIVDERVGHFPRFLPIETIALLPTFFVVLKTKNILLAVVVGVAVTAILRLISGF